TTGATGAATACAAAGAAGGAAGAACTCCTAATCCTGATGTAATGTGTAATAAGGAAATTAAATTTAAAGCATTTTTAGAACACGCCTTCCAGCTCGGGGCCGATTATGTAGCCACCGGACATTATGCTAGGACAGCAAGGGATGAAAACGGAGAAGTGAAACTGCTTCGCGGGGTCGATCAAAATAAAGACCAAACCTACTTTCTAAACCAATTGTCACAGGAACAGCTGCAAAGAGTCATGTTCCCGATTGGTGAGCTAGAGAAAAAAGAGGTACGCGAAAAAGCGAAAGAAGCGGACCTGGCAACTGCTCATAAAAAGGATAGTACTGGTATTTGTTTTATTGGAGAAAGAGATTTTAAAGAGTTCTTAAGTCAGTATCTCCCAGCTCAACCTGGTGATATGAGAACGCTCGACGGAAAAAAGGTAGGAAAACATGACGGTTTAATGTATTACACAATTGGCCAGCGTCATGGACTCGGTATTGGCGGTGCGGGTGACCCATGGTTTGTGATCGGCAAGAATGTTGAAACGAACACGCTATATGTGGGACAAAGCTTTGAAAACGATGCACTATATTCAGATGCATTAATCGCAACAAAAGTAAATTGGATTCCCGCGGGTAAAATGCCAAAAACCTTTGAATGCACGGCTAAATTCCGTTATCGTCAGCCTGACCATCCTGTTACTGTGTATGTCAATGATGATGGTACAGTAAAGGTAGAGTTTCATGGTTCTGTTCGGGCTGTAACACCTGGTCAGTCTGTTGTTCTCTATGATGGCGAAGAGTGTCTCGGCGGAGGAACGATTGATCAAGTGATTAAAAACGATCGAGTACTGGACTATGTAGGATAAACTCCAACTTTAAGTTGGGGTTTTTCTTATTATGATTTCAAAGATTTACTTTGGACGTGTGCTATACTAGTGAAAGGATTAGGAGAGTGAGAAGATGTCACTTCGTAAACAAGGATTAAAAAGCTTAAAGGATGGTAATCTTGAAGAAGCGACCTCATATTTTTTAAAGGCCATTGAAGAGCAGCCGGAAGATCCAATTGCCTATATTAACTTAGGCGATGTATTTGTAATGCTCGGAGAAGCAGATCGTGCACTTCCGCTATTTCAGAAGGCCATTGATATCGACGAAGATATGGCAACTGCCTACTACAGTATAGGTACCGTTTATTATAAAAAAGAAAAGTATAAAGAAGCGTTAGAGTTCTATGAAAAGGCCTTAAAAAACGGCCTTCAATCAGCCGATCTCTATTTTATGCTAGGCATGTGTATGGTTCAGCTGGAACAGCCGAAACTAGCGGTTCCTTATCTCCAAAGGGCAACTGAGCTGAGTCCGGATGATACAGAGGCACATCTGCAATACGGTCTTGTTTTAGGAGGCTTGGGCTATTTTGAGCCTGCCAAAAAGGAGTTCGAACTTGTTCTCTCCTTTGATCCGAATCAGCCTGACGCCCACTATAATCTCGGTGTTGTCTATTATATGCATGAAGATGACTTAAACAGTGCTAAAAAATGCTTTGAAAAAGCAATTGAAATCAAGCCAGACCATGCACTAGCCGCTTATGGGCTCAAATTAATTGAGAAGATGGCAAAGTAATTTCTAAGGGTAGAAAGGGGATATTCCCGTGCGCCAGGAATCCTTTAATCTTTTTGCTGAAACTGAAAAATATATAAAAGGCCGCCCGATTGTCACAATTTTTCATAATGAAAGTAATTTGTATACCGTTGTCAGAATTAGGGTAGAGGAAACAGATGAAATTTATGACGAAAAAGAGGCAGTTGTGACCGGGTATTTTCCGCGAATTCATGAAGAAGATACGTATAAATTTTATGGTGTCATGAAGGAACACCCAAAATTTGGACTGCAGTTTCACGCTCATCGGTATGAAAAGGATATTCCTAAAACAAAAGACGGTGTAATTCAGTATTTATCTAGCGATCTATTTCCTGGTATAGGGAAAAAGACGGCTACATCGATTGTAGAGGCGCTCGGAGAGAATGCTATATCAAAAATTTTAGAGAATCCCCATCTTTTAGATAGCGTTCCAAAGCTATCTCCCGAGAAAGCGAAGCTCATTCATGAAACTTTAAAGGAGCACCAAGGCTTGGAAGAGGTTATGATTACTCTTTCTCAATTAGGATTTGGCCCGCAAATCTCAATGAAGATTTACCAAACCTATCGGGAATTAACATTGCAAATAATCAATGACAATCCTTATAAGCTTGTAGAAGATGTAGAAGGGGTTGGGTTTTCAAAAGCAGATGAACTAGGCGAGCATATGGGAATCAGTGGAGATCATCCAGCCCGTATTAAGGCTGCGATTCTTTTTACATTAGAAAAGAGCTGCCTGCAAGAAGGGCATGTATTTTTACAGAAGGATCCATTTTTATTTGAAGTAAAAAGTCTGCTAGAAAATAATCAGCCTAAAGCAATCGATCCTCCTGTTATTGAAGCCGAGTTAGTTAAGCTGGAAGAGGAAGGAAAAATAAAGCTGCAGGAAACCAGAGTCTACATGCTTTCTTTGTATTTTGCTGAACGGGGTATTGTCTCAAATATTGAGAGACTGCTAAGCCAACAGCAGTATAAAGACCAATTTTCTGAATCGGAGTTTTTATTAGCATTGGGTGAGCTTGAGGATAGGCTGGGAATCCAGTATGCTCCGACGCAAAAGACTGCGATTCAGCAAGCTTTAACTTCACCGATGCTTTTGTTAACCGGTGGACCAGGAACAGGGAAAACAACCGTGATTAAAGG
This genomic window from Bacillus oleivorans contains:
- the mnmA gene encoding tRNA 2-thiouridine(34) synthase MnmA; translation: MEKARENTRVVVGMSGGVDSSVTALLLKEQGYDVVGIFMKNWDDTDENGVCTATEDYNDVIRVCNQIGIPYYAVNFEKQYWEKVFTYFLDEYKEGRTPNPDVMCNKEIKFKAFLEHAFQLGADYVATGHYARTARDENGEVKLLRGVDQNKDQTYFLNQLSQEQLQRVMFPIGELEKKEVREKAKEADLATAHKKDSTGICFIGERDFKEFLSQYLPAQPGDMRTLDGKKVGKHDGLMYYTIGQRHGLGIGGAGDPWFVIGKNVETNTLYVGQSFENDALYSDALIATKVNWIPAGKMPKTFECTAKFRYRQPDHPVTVYVNDDGTVKVEFHGSVRAVTPGQSVVLYDGEECLGGGTIDQVIKNDRVLDYVG
- a CDS encoding tetratricopeptide repeat protein, yielding MSLRKQGLKSLKDGNLEEATSYFLKAIEEQPEDPIAYINLGDVFVMLGEADRALPLFQKAIDIDEDMATAYYSIGTVYYKKEKYKEALEFYEKALKNGLQSADLYFMLGMCMVQLEQPKLAVPYLQRATELSPDDTEAHLQYGLVLGGLGYFEPAKKEFELVLSFDPNQPDAHYNLGVVYYMHEDDLNSAKKCFEKAIEIKPDHALAAYGLKLIEKMAK